DNA sequence from the Lycium barbarum isolate Lr01 chromosome 5, ASM1917538v2, whole genome shotgun sequence genome:
taaAAAATAGAACGAACTTAGATCGTGTGAACATGTTGTCCTTCATATTTTATCCCGCAGTCAATGATTAATTAAGTATATCTTTAAAATTCAACAAGTTCTTCCAATAATTAACTGGGAATTGAAACAACAATTTCTAAGAGAAGAAACCCAACTTAGAGTGGAGGAGAAATAGAAATGAAATTAGAAATGTGTCTATTTTTGTTCACCAATGTACCCTGTATATAGATAATTTATAGGTTCAATGAAGGACATATCTGTTCAATTTCGCATATTTTATTAGTATATATGACCCTTTTTCActtattaattatttaattaagggCTCCAGTGACATATTTAGACTAACTATTGCACGGTAGGGCATTTGTGAGCTAAACTGAGTATTAACCAAAGACATATATACTCAATTTCAAATACTTTAAGGACATATTTCGTCATTTTCCGTATAAAATTGTACTTGGTGATTTGAAAAATTGAAATACTCTTTTAAGACCATTTCAAGTAAAATAATTCTTTTCACTCACGAATCTATAACTTTGTTTCCAAATAAACTTCTTGTTTAAACATAACATTAATTTTATGACCTTTTATGcaattttaatttcaaaataCTTTTTTAGACTTCAACCCAAATATCGTCAAGATGCCTACTAAAAGGAATTTTGATTTGCAAATAATGTCTtactacagtcaaacctctctataacagcatggTTGGGTCCGAAAATTTTCAGCTGTTATAGAGCAtgactgttatacacctataacagcattgacatttaaataatacttcggtgttataggcaaaaaagatgcataaaatcaaattttcatttttaattgtcaaattcgaagcttaatcacactttgtataacggaggaaaatcgtttaatgatgaaaatatatatattcatatgatattttttgtcataaatagtgtattaaatgatcaaatatttggtcaaaatttatactcttattattggtaatcatagatattctatttttataaagatagttaattattatattaccaaaaaaagaagatagctgttatatgagggataattttacaaagaatgtactgctataaagttggttgttgctgttataggtgaaatgctgttatagagaagtaaaatataatataaaaaattgGTTCCAAAAAATCttagctgttatagagaggtgtcgTTATATGCGGGTGCTGTTATTGTATTTACAAATAATATTCGCAAATAACATACGTTCAAACTCCTTTTTTATGTGCAAAAAATTATTTCTAGAAGGTGCTCTAAGCTCAGTTGGAAAATACTTTAAAATAAAAGTATTTGAAGTAGAAATTAAAAAGGTTTATTtgaatgtcaaaaaaaaaattgtgtttagAAAAGAAAAATGAAGTTTGTGAGCATAATTCGCTCAAATCACTAGTTATGCTGATAGGAGTTATATTTAGTGTATAATACACAAATTTGcaattgccctttttttttttctttttctcctaatCATCAAGCTCTAAAGTAACAGTTGATGAACCATTTTGCTTAATTTCTCGAAAGATCTCTCTCTTTTGTTCAATTTATGCAAATTAGCTACCGGTAAggagttaggagaggtagaggtaagAAGAACTGGGGAGGAAGCGATTAGACAGGACATAACACGGCTTCGGCTGACCGAGAATATGAACTTAGATAGTAAGACTTGaaggtcgaggattagggtagCAGGTTAGAAGGTAGTTGAGAATTATAACACTTTATGTGGGAGAGGTAAGGGGCTCTTCTTCTTTTATTAGTAGTATATAGTTTCGTATTTTTTCTTTTATCTGTTGTTTCATCTGTTGTGTATCTTGATATATTTTGCTGTTTTATTGGTCTTATAATCTTGTGTCGCTTACCTTTcttttgagtcgagggtctattTGAAACATCTGAAATAGCATCTCTACtccacaaggtaggggtaaaggTGAGCTGTGGACGTACATCCTCCACTCTCCGGACACCACTCTAGAATTTTGCTgggtctgttgttgtttttgtttttagCATTTTTTACTGCtgattaccttttttttttgtcttattaCTGTAGTCACTTTATAGCACGTGAGATTCAAATTTTGTTCAAAACTCAAATAAAATCTTCTCTGTTAATTTCAATCAAAACAATACAACTGCTTTAATCTGGGAATATGCTGGCTTAATTCTAAGTAAGATGGTGAATTCAGTGGCAACTTTTGGCACCATCTTGACCCAGTCATCTATCACAAAAAGCAacaaagaaaaaggagaaaaatgtAGTAGAGCAAAAAAAGAACCAGTCCCAAATGGGGGGAACAATATCACTTAGAATGATTAAAACAATGAAGTTGATTTCTCCAGGGCTCTGAATTTTGTATTATGTTGCTTGTTGCATTCATCAACAGACAGGAAAATCTACTGGAGGAGCTTCCAATGATTCCAGTTCACTCACTCCGTTTTCCACGATGAACGCCATCGCCAAACCCCACGTAATGTGAACATCCAAGTGACAGTGCATTATCCACACTCCTGTTTAAGTAAAATATTGTTAAGTTTGTACCATTGAAATGTGACATTGTATAGAAAAGACAGAATCTTTTGGGATATAAGTACTTGTGTCCCTATTATTTTTCTTACCTGGATTGTCAGCAACAAATCTGATGACTGTCCATCCTTTAACGGGTACACTGGCCGTGTTTCTGAGAGGTGGATCAACTAGGTTGAATTTAGCTGTATCTCTTTTTGGATTAAAGTTACCGAAACCCTCTGCAATGATGTAAAAATCATATCCATGGAGATGAATTGGGTGGTTTTCACCTGTGAAGATGCTTGTCCCTTGTAACACAACTTGCACTTTTGCCCCATATTTCAGCTTGTATAACTTAGTTGCTCGAATAGGTGGCCATAGCGACCTGCTTACATTGCCAGTATAATCAAATTTCACAGGTGGCACAGCTGGGAAATCAGTTGAGAAAACACCAGGTATGCCTCGGTGATGTGCTTGTAGAAGAGAAAAGTTGGATGGTAGCACAAAAGATACATTGTTCATACTGGCAGCGAATCGAGTTCCATTTGGACCTTGACAGTTTCTGGAGCGTGAACCTCTTGGGCAGTTCAAGAGTCCCAGCCCAACTGTGAAGAAtagattttcatctatttcagtgGGCACCTCGACCTTTCTTGGGCTTCTGAATTTGGTTGTGAAGGATGTAGCAGTGGCTGTGTCATTATATGCTGGTAGAGAGGGGAAAACGGGGTTGGTCTTTACACAGTTGGAAGAACAAGAAGCTGTCTTGTACTCAAGGATGGCAGTGGTTGTGGTATTATCAAAGGGGGCCCCTTGAGCGCTTGCGTAGGCACGTGCTGCCATGTAGTATCTGGCTGCTGGCTGATCAGCTTTGATCAGCACATCCGTTGTCTGGCCTGGTCCGAGCATAAGGACTGATGTTGTGAAGGGTTTAACATAAGAGGCATCTGCTCCAACAACAGTAAGCTTGTGGTTGGCCACTGTAAAGAAAAGTTGTTGATTGAGTGCAGCATTGATAACTCGAAGGAGGTTGGTTTCGCCAGAGTCCATATGGACTATGGTGGTATCTGCATAAACATGATTCTATGAAAACTTGTCCTCAACAGGTAAGATATCTAATCATAGCTTagtcaacactagcataacatttTTTGGTGGAAATTAGTATTCGATCTTTTAAAAGTATTAGATGATTTCATTGTCTTGAGTATTTGAACAAAATCTTTTTGCTTTCTGAAGTATCTTGACTATGTGTAAAAAAGAGTTGAGATACAACCTCTATAAGTCTTCTTTTAATTTCTGAGTCAAATCTCTTGGTACACTGTATCAAATATTCTGTGAGATTAGAACTAACCTTGTTTGGAACATTTGTAGAGGTCACCTGGTTGACCATTGATGGTGTATGCATCAGATATATTAGGAGCTGCTCCTGTTCTTGTAGCTTGTCTTACAACATCAATAGGGTTCGTATCCCACCATTCACCTGATCAGCATTTCCAAAACTATCATTTCAATGAAATTTCTAAGGGGAAACAGAATATGAACAAATGCATAACTAGTATTCTCTTATAGAAATGGTCAAAGCTTCTGGCGTTAAGAGAAGGTAAGAGTAGTACCTAGAAGAATTGGTGTTTCTCTTTTGGGCTTAGGAAATGGATACTTTTCTCCTTCTTTTGGGTGGATAATTATAGCTCCATAAACAGTAGCCCTTAGCCATGAGCTGTGGGCGTGCCACCAAAGTGTCCCTTCTTGTCCTTGAATTGTGAAGCGGTAAGTATAACTCTTTCCTGGTCTAATTGGGCACTGAGTGACAAATTCTGGTCCATCTGCCCATCCTGTTCGCATTTGTCTAACTCCATGCCTTTTGAAACACAGCAAAGTGTCATAAAAAAACAGTCATATGAAATATAATGGTGTCTATTTATTGGAGTAACACATGTCAGTTCATTTAAGTTCTGCATGCATGAATTTACCAGTGAATGGTGACATTGTATCGAGCTCTATTGACAACTTTGACGACTAGAGTATCACCATTGTTTACTTCCAATGTTGGTCCAGGGAATTGTCCGTTCACAGTTATGGTATTATGGGTATTGCACAGCCTCTTCACTGGTGTTGCTTGAATCTGttcgagaaaagaaaaaaaaaaaagggtgagtACCGTAGAATTTATAAATGTTACGTAGCAAATAAGAAAGGGAAATCTTGGATAGCTTACAATAAAACCATGGTAGTGAGTTTTCCCGGATGCTGCATTTGCCAAGAGAAGCAAAATGCACATAAAGAAGAAAGAACACAAAGGGCTGGCAATGCTTTTGAAGGCCtccatattttccttttgttCTGAAACTCTGTTTGAGTATTACTAAAGATGAAAATCAATGCTTGTTTGTGAAAGATTGTAGAGTTGAGGCTTTGTTTTTATAGGGGAAAAAGAAGAGATTGAGGTTGACAGATTaatgttttcaaaagttagttaAACCTTATGGAACTAATTGGTTCACCCACTTACCCTAACTGCTGAAATTTTAGTCTTTTTCTCTGAGTTGGTTATATTTTCAATCATCAACATTAACGATGTGCTGTTATCCAACAAACTGTATTTTGTTGTTATGATTATATACCACCTTTGTAcgtaataaataaaaattatataCCACCTATCTTCCTCTTTCACACTGACTAAAGGAAACATGAAACATCTGCACCTTAAGTGCAACCAAAACTAATGAAAACAACCAGCTTTGAGCAAAAAGGAAATTGTATGCATTTACATCTCCAAATCAAGAAAGTGATAAATTATTTCTTAAGAAAGGATAAAAACTGAAGGTTAGACTGATGAAATCAAGATTGCGTATTtgattcattctttttttttttgcaagggCTCAACATATTAATGCATACTGGGTCTTACGTTTACTACAATACTTCTTTTTCTTTGTTATACTCGTGAAGAAAATCTTTGGCGAAATTAAAATCCTACGTTgtgagggtgtgtttggtacaaaGGAGAATGTTTTTTCTTTTCAAGaaattttcttacttattttttagtGTTTGGCAAATAAGTACAAATTATTatccaaagaatatatatataattgcacGATATAGGCCAGTTAATGTGACAGCCTAAAAAACCAGcattcacatttatctttatactcatttttttgcctttattgtattaattaattaagtaGTAAAAAAAATTAATCGACATTTCCTTTCCGAATTGTTCTGTCCAATTTTTAAGCGTCGTCTCCCAAAATCTTACTTTTCTCTCTccttatacagtcaaacctctctataattgtcattcgttattacaacatttcactataacggcctGATTTTCTCCTGAattgatttttcatgttatattttacttctctataacagcattctgCCTATAACAGCAATGACATCTGTTACAGGGGTACactttttgtaaaattacctctctataacaaccataCTCAAAtagcgtgtaataatattttgtaaaatataTTATGTGACAACAAAAGTGTCGATGAAGAGCCTCAACCTACTGCTACTTGGAGATAGAAGAGTCAAATGTTAAGTACTTAGACAGCcttcaagggaaagctattgaatttccttttgctgaaagtttggacaatTTTTTTCATCAGTTGaagcgttatattatcactaagagactagaatttacgaaacaacctacaattgtagagttcttacgtcaaacttgaaatatttaaattctcaattaatttaaaatgcatatgttccatatattttaattctttatatctgtggtacaactagttatggatttagtAGCAATTTATTAGtctggtgcactaagctcccgctatgcgtggggtccggggaagggccggaccacaagggtctattgtacgcaaccttaccttgcatttctgcaagaggttgtttccacggctcgaacctctgacctcctggtcacatggcagcaactttaccagttacgccaaggctccccttcagtagcaatttattagtcttttcaatttttaatttatgagctatgaaaatcaattgagattttaaaatttacaagtatattgttttcgtttatagcataaaaagtacaaaaagttaattgtttgcgtacttttatttataatagctaaatgagatctaaatatcgaatgtcagtatacatgcataacagcacctcactatagcagccatgaaattttcggacaaacgCTATCACTATTGTGAGGTTTGAGTGTAGTTATTAGTAAATTAATCCCCATCTATTCCTACTCCACATTCCCAAGTCCCTTTCCTCCATTCAATCCCATTTCTTTGAAACTTTCATATCCATCCATTTTAAATACTGATTACTTCTACTATTGTGGAATTTCTTTGCTTATACGCTGCCAATTCCTTTGTTGTTTACTGAGGATCAATATAGAATTTTCTTGCTTTTCATTTAATCTAATTATTATTTTATACCTATATTCATATTCATCTATTTCTAATGCCGATAACTTCTAATATTGTAGAGTTCCTTTGCCTATACGCTGCTATTTCCTTTGTCATTTACTGACAATCAATATAGAATTCTTTGCTCTTTATTTAACCAAATTGTTAATTATGTTTCGATTTTTAACATTACTTTGAATTTAAATTGGTATCACTATGTTGTTGTTTCAAACATGTTTTTGGAGAAGCAGTAGGTTTTTGAACGTGCTTATAATTTCCAACAATAAATGTAATAGAGTTGATGAATTACATTAGTAGTTTAATTCTCTCCTTTGCGGTCATTGACACTATTGTTTAcgtaatttttatttttgtacATGTATATATTCTTATGTTTCGCTTTTAGCGCTTTCATTTTTGGGTATGATTCTGCTTTTTTAAGGAAAACAATTCCCTCTCGTGTACATGTATAGTGTCGCTCCAatactttctttttctcttcaatttattttattaattatagGAATGATAAGAGGAACTAATGAAGGAAAATAACATATTTTTTTGTTTCTTAATCATTTTTTCCTTATAATTTATTTTAAGATTTTTATGCATAACTTacttatggatttttttttttttttttttttggtatttatgatAATTTGATCTCTTATGTTTCTACTACATTAACAAAAGACCATTTCATAAATTTGTGTATAGTGTACGCGGCAAAGATAAagaattcattcctttttatgtataatataatataaatatgtatTTAGGACAAATTCTACCATCATCGAATATATAGAAGATAGAAAAAAATGATTAAAGAGTAATATTTTTATATCATTCATTATCTTTCAATTTAAGTTGGAATATCGTCAACATCTATAATTTTTACGAGAACCTGCCTTTTGTTACTTAGGATTAACTTTAAGTTGAAGTATTCTAAACATTTCTAATTTTTACAACAATATGCCGTTTGTTAtttttaatattcaaatattGGAGAAGGATTTTTTGCAAGTTCAATAAGGTTATTTATGACAGCACGAGGCGCAAGCATATTTACTAGTTTATATATAATTTAGGGAAACACGTAGTGTGTCGTGTAGGGGTGGTGATCGGGGTACAAGGGCATGGGGCCAGGGTGGAGAATTAGAGAGTAGAGAAGAGACAATCGAAATGGTACTTACGGAACTTATTTTTCTTACTTTCACAAGGAAACATTATTTCCTAATTTTTAAGCTATCTAttcttaccttatcaaaaaagaaTTTTctaaaaagaaactattttccaaacAGTTAAACTgatcaaacatgagaaaattagaaaatatttactccataccaaacacaccagAAGTCCCTAAATGAGATAGTTGGATTGCTATTTGGTCACTGAATGGATGATGATCAAAATTTTCAGAAAGTGACAGTTTGGTTGTTAAAGATTATAACTAAAGTATGGTAAGAACGTAGATAGGATTAAGTCTAATAATGATGAAGTTAAAAGACTGCAAAAGTCTTCTTCTGTTTGGTTTGTCTATTAAAGTAATCCATTAAAGATTTAATTGTTATAATATAaagctatgaagtaaatacacagaagaaatatgtagagagaatatgtagagagatatcagtttatattacttctgctctttcaacattgcatttgtgcatcctatttatagagaaacaggacatgagatattttgagatattttgggatattttgggatattttggatatccactatttgggatatttttgacactcccccttggatatccattaatagatgatgtgtctcgttaaaaccttattagaaaaaaaccctgtgggaaaaagtcctaatgaaggaaaaagagtgcgcatatctaataatacgctttgagagttgcctcattaaaaaccttaccaagaaaacccaatgggacaaaacttggttaagggaaaaagagtacaacacgtatttcactccccctgacgaagaccaagattcagatgtcggagtcttcgcattccaatcttgaatatcatcttctcaagagttgaagttggcaaagatttagtgaacaaatctgcaggattgtcacttgaacggatttgttgcacatcaatatcaccattcttctggagatcatgtgtgaaaaataactttggtgaaatgtgctttgttctatctccttttatgaaacctccttttaattgagctatgcatgcagcattatcttcatataatactgtgggtatttttgtatcacacttcaagccacatctttctctgatgaaatgtattactgatctcaaccacacacattctctacttgcttcatgaatagcgattatctcagcatgatttgaagaagtagcaacaatggactgcttggtcgatcgccatgatatagcagtacctccgcatgtaaacagatagcccgtttgagatcgagctttatgtggatcagataaataacctgcatctgcataaccaacaagatctgtactacctttgttagtataaaacagacccatatcgctagttcccttcagatatcgcaatatatgcttaatcccgttccaatgcctccgtgtaggagaagagctatatcttgctagcaaattaacaaaaaatgctatgtcaggtcttgtagcattagcaagatacataagtgcacctattgcactaagatatggtacttcaggaccaagtagctcttcgttttcttcctgaggtcggaacggatctttgctcacttcaagtgagcgaacaaccatagtagtacttaaaggatgcgaattgtccatgtaaaaccgatttaaaactttctcagtataggcagattgatggataaagatcccttttgcgaaatgttcaatttgcagaccaagacagagttttgtctttccgagatctttcatctcaaattctttcttcaaatattcaatcgccttttggagctcttctggagttccaatgaggtttatgtcatcaacataaacagcaagtataatgaatcctgattttgttttcttaataaaaacacatggacaaatgacatcatttatatatccttcatttatcaagtattcacttaggcgattataccacatacgccctgattgttttaaaccatataatgatctttgtaatctgattgaatacatttcccgagactttaaaccaaatgcttcaggcattttatatccttcaggaattttcatataaatttcattatcaagtgaaccataaagataagctgtaaccacatccataagatgtatttcaagggtttcatagacagctaaacccatgaggtatcgaaatgttatagcatccataactggtgaatatgtttcttcatagtcgacgccgggtctttgagagaatccttgtgcaacaaggcgtgctttgtatcgcacaatttcatttctctcatttcttttccgtacaaagacccatttgtgaccaactggttttacaccattaggcgtttggactacaggtccaaaaacctcacgtttagcaagtgaattcaattctgattgaattgcttcttgccattttggccaatcatatcttcgtcgacattctccgacagattgaggttcctgatcctcactgccctttataatatttagtgcaacattatatgcaaaaacactattcaccacaattttcgaacgatatagttcttcactcactgaagtctcgggtttgctgatttcttcaggaatatcagaattaatcagatcttgaatctcttcatgagatcctttcatagtgtcattctgatcattgtttgtatttctttttcttggatttttatccttggagcccaatggcctaccacgcttcaggcgtggatgagattcagaggctatgacactagtagattgtccctttggaacatcaattcgaataggcacattctctgcagggatatgcgacttagttattcttttcaaatcagtaaattcgtctggcatttgatttgctattttctgtaagtggatgatcttctggatctcctgctcacatataggggtacgtggatcaaaatgagatagtgatggaactctccacgcaatttctcttttgatttcttttctctctccccctaattgtggaaaatttgtttcatcaaatcgacaatctgcaaatcgggcagtgaataaatctcctgtcaatggctcaagatagcgaataatggagggtgattcaaacccaacatatattcctaaccttctttgggggcccatcttagtgcgttgtggtggtgctacaggcacatatacagcacagccaaagattcggagatgagcaatatttggttcatgaccaaacactaattgtgacggggagtatttattataatgagtcggtctaagacgaacaagagatgctgcatgtaaaatagcatgaccccagacggttgtaggcaaccgtgttttcataagtaatggtcttgctatcaattgcacacgcttaataaatgactcagcaaggccattttgggtatgaacatgtgctacaggatgttcaacctttatcccaactgataaacaataatcatcaaaagcttgggatgtaaattctccagcattatcaagacgtatagcctttataggataatctgggaagtgtgcccttaagcgtattatttgtgccaataatttcgcaaacgccaggttgcgagacgatatgaggcacacatgagaccatctcgaagacgcatctattataaccataaaatatctgaatgacccacaagatgggtgaataggtccacatatatccccatgtatacgatctagaaaagcaggggattcaatgtcaactttcattggtgatggcctggttatcaatttgccctgatgacaagcgacacatgaaaactcactactttcaagaatcttcaggttcttaagtggatgcccttttgaattttcaataattcgtctcatcattattgatccaggatgacccattcggtcatgccaaagcacaaaagttcctgaatcgttaaacttctggtttacgattga
Encoded proteins:
- the LOC132640424 gene encoding laccase-12-like, whose protein sequence is MEAFKSIASPLCSFFFMCILLLLANAASGKTHYHGFIIQATPVKRLCNTHNTITVNGQFPGPTLEVNNGDTLVVKVVNRARYNVTIHWHGVRQMRTGWADGPEFVTQCPIRPGKSYTYRFTIQGQEGTLWWHAHSSWLRATVYGAIIIHPKEGEKYPFPKPKRETPILLGEWWDTNPIDVVRQATRTGAAPNISDAYTINGQPGDLYKCSKQDTTIVHMDSGETNLLRVINAALNQQLFFTVANHKLTVVGADASYVKPFTTSVLMLGPGQTTDVLIKADQPAARYYMAARAYASAQGAPFDNTTTTAILEYKTASCSSNCVKTNPVFPSLPAYNDTATATSFTTKFRSPRKVEVPTEIDENLFFTVGLGLLNCPRGSRSRNCQGPNGTRFAASMNNVSFVLPSNFSLLQAHHRGIPGVFSTDFPAVPPVKFDYTGNVSRSLWPPIRATKLYKLKYGAKVQVVLQGTSIFTGENHPIHLHGYDFYIIAEGFGNFNPKRDTAKFNLVDPPLRNTASVPVKGWTVIRFVADNPGVWIMHCHLDVHITWGLAMAFIVENGVSELESLEAPPVDFPVC